CGGCCCGTGACCTCGTGCCCCGCTTCCTGCACTGGATCCTTCCCATCCCGAACAAGGGTGGCTCTCGCTGGGGTGAGGCTTGGATTCCGGTCGTGGCCCCGATTATCGGCGCTATCATCGGTGCGTGGATTTTCAAGGTCTGCTTCGGCTGATCGGTCAAAGTCGTAAAACTACGTTTCTCATAACCCAACAGTGGTGGCGCGGTCTGCGATTTGGCAGGTCGCGTCACTTTTATTTTTTATATTTTGCGCGAATTATCTAGAATAACGAAAATCAGCGATATGGGATTTTCCTTCGTCATGAAGAATATCTATTATTGTCCCCGTAACCATTGAAACCTGAGCGGGGAGAAGACGTGACACGTAAGCGACCGACGGACTCGGGATTCCCGCGAGGTAAGGGGCCGAAAGGCAAGTCAGCGACGTCTGCTGCTCAGGCATCCGTGATTGCCAGGAAAGTCTCCAAGGGAATTCAAACCTGTGCGCGTTGGCTTGGCAGGGTTCTGCTTGCTGCGATTCGTGGATTTAACCATGCTGTGCGACGTGGCTTCCATACCGTCCGTGATTTTTTGGGATTGCGTGGGTCAAAGAATGCGGGCAGCTTAGGCAGGCCAAGCAGTTCGGTTGGCTCGGCTGGCAAAAACACTTCGTCCCGGCGGCGGAAGGCGTCGCAAAATGTTCGTAATCCTGACGTCGACAGTGAATTTGGCATTTCCGAGATATCGCAAGGTTTCATCGGTTCGGTGCTTGGATCCGAAACCGATGAAAGCTCCGCGCAAAAGAGTTACGCAAGAAAATCGACCAGAACAAACTCGAGGCCGGTGGCGAAATCCGTCTATCTGGTGCGTCGCATTGCCGTTTTGGTCGTGGCTTTGGTAGTGGTCATCGCCATTGTTTTCGGCTGCAGGGCGGCGATTTCGGCCATTGGTCATCGTCACGATTCCTCTGCTTATCAAGGTTCTTCCCAAGCTTCCCAGCAACGGGGTTCCCGGAAGTCCGGCAGCAAGAGCAAGCCCCCCAAGCCGAACCAGGCCGAAGTGAAGTTGCAAGAACCGCTGAGCGACCAGGCGCGTGCCACGATGCTTGCCAAGGCGCAGGCGACGGTGGCTGCAAGCGGCAAGCCGGCACACCAGTATTCCTACTGCGTCAGCACCAAGGGTGATGTGGGCGGATCGAAGGTACAGAGGGAATTCGAAAACAGCATTTTCCGCACGCTGAACGACCCGCGCGGTTGGCCGCGTGCCGGTGCGACTTTTACGTATAGCAGCGATTCCAGCAATTGCGATTTCGTCATTTATCTTTCGCAGCCATCTCTGATGACATCGTTCTCGGGCGATTGCTCCGACGAATACAGCTGCCGCGTGGGAGACAACGTCATCATCAACGAGGATCGCTGGAACGGTGCCACCACGCAGATGCTGAAGGCCGGAATGTCGCTTAGTCGCTACCGCATCATGGTCATCAACCACGAGGTCGGTCATCGTCTCGGCCACATCGACAACGAACCCTCCTGCCCCGCGCCCCAAGCCCCGGCGCCACTGATGCAGGAGCAGTCGATGAGCCTGCGCGGATGCATTCCCAACGAGTGGCCCACGGATTCCGAGCTCTGGATTCAATGAGCGGGCGGGTTGGCCGTTTCGCACCTACTCCTTCCGGTCGCATGCACATCGGCAACATCTACGCGATGCTGGCCGCGTGGCTTTCGGCGCATGCCGGGGATGGTTCTGAAAATGGTGCTCAAGGGCAACAAGGCAAAGTCCTGCTGCGCATCGAGGACGTTGACGGGCCGCGAGCAGTGAAGGACGCCGACAAATGGATCATGGACGATCTGCATTGGCTCGGGCTCGACTGGGACGGTGAACCGGTCTACCAGTCGCAGCGCACGGAGATCTACGAGGAAGCGTTGCGCTCGCTGAAATCGGTGGATTTGGGAGATGTCGTTTCGATGGATGTGGCTCATGCGGGTTCACAGAATTTTTCGACGTGCGATTTTGATGGTTCCGGTGATGTGTCGAATAGACGGGATCGCTTGCAAGGCAAGGTTGTGCAAGACGGTGCTGAATGTTCGTATTCTGGTAAAGATTCGGTTTTGGATGGTCCGTTGGCCTCTGGTGATTTCCCGTTGGTCTATCCGTGTTTCTGCTCGCGAGCCGATTTGCGCGCAGCATTGGCGCCGCAGGAGGGTGACCGGTTCTTGATTTATCCCGGGACGTGTCGGAATCTCTTGACCGAACATCCCGACGAAGTGTACTCGCGGCTTGAGGCCGGCAAGCGTCATTCGTGGCGTATAGCAGTGCCCGAAGAAGGCGCGCCTGAAAGCATCGTCACCTTTGATGACCGCATATTCGGCAGGCAACGTTTCGATTTGCCTCGTCGGGTCGGCGACACTGTGATTCGTCGTTCCGATGGCATCTTCTCCTACCAGCTGGCAGTAGTGGTTGACGACCTGTTGATGGGGGTCAATGACATCGTTCGCGGTCGCGATTTGCTGCGTTCCACGGCACTGCAGATTTGGATTCGCAGGGCGTTGGTTGCGTCCGGTTTCCCCGCAAAATACGGAATTGCTGTCAAGCATGATTCGAATGAAAGCAATAATTGTAATACTTTACAATTGGATAATACTCAATTTGTAGATAATCGTAACGCTTCAAAACCCAATGATTTCAAGACGTGTAAGGCTGGCTCGACGGCGGGATGCCCAGCCTATGCGCACCTCCCGCTGATCGATGACCCAACCGGCGTTCGCTTGGCCAAACGCAAGCGTTCGCTTGATATCGGCACTTTGCGGGCGGCTGGGGTCAAGCCAGAGCAAATTATAGGGTATTGTGCGTGGTTGCTTGGCATCCGCGCTCCGCAACGTGTCCACATGCCGGACGCTTCCGAACCGGTCGTCATGAGTGCCCGAGAGGCCTTGCAATGCTTCACTTGGCGTGATGTTCATGCGGACAAATCCGACCGTATTCTTGCGGCGAATTGGGCAAACGAATTTGACAGGCACAAAAGCGGAAGTGTAGCGTAAGAGCCAATAATTGAACACTATAAACCGATGAAGCGGGGAAGTAGACGGAAACGCGCGATGAGCGAGCCCGGGATGGTGAGAGCCGGGACGAGATGCGAACCGTTGAGTGGGCCGCTGAGGGCGCACCGATTGGCCGGATGATTTCGACTATGAGGCTGCGACGTAAAGCATACGTCAGTTGCTTCAGACGTGTTGGCGTCTGAAAGGGCACGGGAAACCGTGAACCAAGGTGGCACCGCGGGCTATTTGCTCGTCCTTGGCTGTAATTGACAGCTGGGACGGGCTTTTTTAGTCCCAAAATGAGGCGAAGGCCTTGAGGAGGTGCCCATGGTGACCATGAGTGCGGATGCTACAGTAGGCTCGGACGGCAATGCTGCCATTCGCGGCGCTGCGGACGAAAGCCGGTACTCGGGTATTACGCCGGCGCTTGACGAAGTTCGTGAACTTGCTAAATCCGGCAAATACCACCGTATCCCGGTGATGCGCGAACTGCTTGCCGACCGCCTGACCACCATCGAGGTCATGCGCCGGGTACGTGCCGCTTCCAATCACTGCTTCCTTCTGGAAAGTGCTGAAGCCGACCAGCGTATGGGACGCTACAGCTTCCTAGGATTCGCGCCGACGCTGGAACTGACCTGCAAGGCTGGAGACTTGACCATCAAGCGCGTCGCTCCCGCTGGATCGAACGCCGATGACGTTGTGGTCGAACACAAACACGTCGACCACCCGAGCAACGCCATACGCAAAGTGCTCGCCCAGTATTCCAGCCCGCGACTTGAAGGCTTTCCGCCCTTTGCCGGTGGCCTGGTCGGCTATTTCTCCTTTGGTTATTTTGCATACGCCGAGCCGACATTGCGGCAGGAAACCCGCGATCCGAAGGCGCTGCCCGATGTCGATCTGATGCTCTTCGACCAGCTCATTTCCTTCGATTCCTACCGCCAGCGTCTGCAGCTCATCGCCGGCGTCGACACCAGCGATGTGGACGCCTCCTACGAACGCGCGGTGGGCCAAATCGAGGAAATGCAGCAAATCTTGGATCACGGCAAGCGCTATGACTTCAAGCCGCTGGAACTTGACGGCGAGCTGGAACTGACGCTTAACCGCGAACAATATGGATCGATGATCAACAAGGCCAAGGAACACATCTACGCCGGCGACATCTTCCAGGTCGTGCTATCCAACCCCAGCGTCGCTTCGGCTTCCGGAAGCCTGTTCGACGCCTATCGCCTGATGCGCGCCGAAAACCCCAGCCCCTACATGGTCTTCATGTCCAGCGATGACATCGAAATCGCCGCCGCCTCGCCCGAGACGCTGGTACGGCTCGAAGACGGCAAGCTCCTGACGTATCCACTCGCCGGAACCCGCCCGCGCGGCGCGACGCCGGAAGAGGACAAGCTCATCGAACAGGACCTTCTGAGCGACGAAAAGGAACTGGCCGAACACAACATGCTCGTCGACCTCGGACGCAATGACATCGGCCGCGTTTCCAAGCTCGGCAGCGTCGAAGTCGAACGGCTGCACGATATCCTGCGATTCTCGCATGTCATGCATATTGGTTCCACGGTCGCCGGTCAGCTTGCCGACGACAAGGATGCGCTGGATGTCATCGATGCAGTACTGCCGGCCGGCACACTTTCCGGAGCGCCGAAAATCCGCGCCTGCCAGATTATTTCGGAACTTGAGGATTCCCCGCGCGACATCTACGGCGGAGCCATCGGCTACCTCGACTTCTCCGGCAACCTAGACACGTGCATCGGCATCCGCCTGGCCTTCAAACACAATGGCAAGGTCTGCGTGCAATCCGGCGCAGGCATCGTCGCCGATTCCAACCCCGACAAGGAATTCGAGGAATGCCGCAACAAGGCGCTCGCCGTCGTGGACGCCATCAATCAAGCGAACGGAGGCATCGCATGATTACCATCGTCGACAACTACGACAGTTTCTCCTACAACCTTTACCAGCTCATCGGCTCCATCGAACCGGACGTCAACGTGGTGCGCAACGACGACCTCGACGTCGCCGGTCTTGCGGCGCTTGGTTCCGATGGCATTGTGCTTTCGCCGGGGCCGGGCAAGCCCGCCGACGCAGGAATCTGCGAGGACGTGGTCCGCGAACTTTCCGGAACGCTGCCGATCTTGGGCGTCTGCCTCGGCCATCAAGCCATCTGCGAGGCGCTGGGCGGCAAGGTCGTTCCCGCCGCCGAACTCATGCACGGCAAGGCCTCACCGGTCGAACTTGACAACGATTGCCCCCTTTTCGCCGGGATGCCTGCGCGAATTCAGGCTGCGCGGTACCACTCGCTGGAAGCCGACAAAGCCACGCTGCCCTCTACGTTACGCGTCGTCGCCCACACTGCCGATTCCGACGAAATCATGGCCGTCCAACACGTCACCGATCCGATGTTCGGCGTCCAGTTCCACCCAGAAAGCATCCTGACGCCGCAGGGCAAGCAGATACTCAGGAATTTCATCGACGTGGTCGACCGATGGCGGGCGGGCAAGCGTCGGTGAGCGGCTGTTGAACCGATAAGCTAGATGTGCAGGTTCGGCAAGCGGAATATCAATGGTTCGCTCAGCGATATCGATAGTCATTAATCAATAAACCAATAAGTAAGTAAATCAATCACAAGGAAGTAATCAACATGATCAGTGAAGCAATCGTCAAAATCGTCAACAAGCACGACCTCACCTACGACGAGGCCTACCAGGCCATGAAGGAGATCATGGGCGGCAAATCGACGCCGACCCAGAACGCGGCCTTCCTTGCGGCGCTTTCCACCAAGTCGGCCGAGGCCGAGACCATCGACGAGATCGCGGGCTGCGCGGCGGCCATGCGCGAACTGGCCACCCCGGTGCCGCACCCTGGCATCGAAACCATCGACATCGTTGGCACCGGCGGCGACGGCGCGAACACCTTCAACATCTCCACCACCGCGGCGCTGATCTCCGCGGCGGCCGGAGCCCACGTGAGCAAGCACGGCAACCGCGCGGCCAGCTCGCAGTGCGGCACCGCCGATTGCCTCGAAGCTCTCGGCGCGAACATCTCGCTGTCGCCCGATGAAGCGCTCGACCTGCTCAAGGCCGACAACTTCACCTTCCTCTTCGCCCAGCGCTACCACACCGCGATGCGCTACGTCGGTCCGATCCGCAAGGAGCTCGGCTTCCGCACCGTCTTCAACATCCTCGGGCCGCTGACGAACCCCGCCCGCCCCGAGTACTTCCTGCTCGGCGTCTACGACGAATACCTTGTGGAGCCCATCGCCCACGTGCTCGAAAGCCTTGGCGTCAAGCGTGCGCTGGTCGTCTACGGCCGCGACAAGATGGACGAGGTCTCGCTTTCCGCCGAAACCGCCGCCTGCGAGCTGCGCGACGGTGAATATCATCCGATGACGCTGACGCCTGAGGAATTCGGCCTCACGCGTTGCACCAAGAAGGACCTGCTTGGCGGCACACCTTCGGAGAACGCAGCTATCACCCGCGCCATTCTGGGCGGCAAGGAGACCGGACCAAAGCTGGAAGCCGCGCTGTTCAACGCCGCCTGTGCGCTCTACGTTTCTGGGGTCGCCTCGTCGATTGGCGAGGGCGTGGAACTGGCCCGCGAGCAGATCGCCTCCGGTGCGGCGATGAAGACGCTTGAGGCGTTCGTCGCCGGTTCGCAGGCGTTTGCCAAGGCCGACGCAGATAAGTAAGTAAGGGGCTGAGGGTTCTTCGGGCAACTGTTGGCGTCCGATTTCTTGCATTGGGACGCTGAGAAGCAAGAAAACGGCCGCTGAGCGGTTGTCAGTGTCCTGTTTCTTGCATTTCGGGCGTCTTGTGCAAGAAATGGGTTGCTGGGGATTCATCAGTGTCCGGTTTTTAGCACAACTTATAGCGGATGCTAGAAAGTGGCCATTGATGGCGATTCGGTAGTGGCTCCGATGGATGTATGCCGTTGTTTCGTAAGTGTATGGACGTTGATATCAATGATAAGAAGGTGCAAAGGTAATGGCTGATTCCGAGAATATCCTGCAGCGCATCGCCGCGAAAACCCGCGAGCGTGTGGCCGAAGAGAAGGCGCAAACCCCGCAGGGCGTGGTGGAGGCGCAAGCCCGTGAAGTCGCCGCACAAAAGGTTGCGGCGGGGGAGACCGGCGACGCGGCGTTTCCGTTCGAGCGGGCGTTGAAGGCTCCGGGAATGAGCTTCATCTGCGAGCTCAAGCGTGCCTCGCCCAGCAAAGGCCTGATCGCGCCGGACTATCCCTACCTCAGCATCGCCCGCGACTACGAAAAGGCCGGGGCGGCGGCCATCAGCTGCCTGACCGAGCCGACGTGGTTCAAAGGTTCCGACGAGCATATGCGGCAGGTCGCGGCGGCGGTCAGCATTCCGGTGCTGCGCAAGGATTTCATCATCGACGAGTACATGATTTATCAAGCCCGGGCTTGTGGTGCTTCGGCCGTTCTGCTCATCTGCTCGATTCTTGACGACCGACAGATTGCCGATTACGTCGCGCTCGCGCACGAGCTCGGCATGAGCGCGCTGGTGGAAGCTTATCAGCCGGACGAGGTGCCGCGTGCTATGGCTGCCGGCGCCGGAATCATCGGTGTCAACAACCGTGACCTGCGCAATTTCGAGGTGGATTTCGAACGCAGCCTGCGTCTGCGCCCGACTGTCGGCCCGGACCGTGTCTTCGTTTCGGAGTCTGGCGTATACACCCGTGCCGATGTGGCGAGGCTCGAGGAAGCAAACGTGGACGCGGTGCTGATCGGAGAGACGCTGATGCGTGCGCCGGACAAGGCCGCGGCGCTCGCGGAACTTCGTGGCGGCCTGGTCAATAAGCCAACGTCTGCTGCGGAAAAGTAAGAGGCACAACGATGGATAATTCGACAGCATCGACTCGACCTGCGTTTGAGGAATTGCACGATATCGACGTACCGTTTGAAGACGACGCAAGTATTTGTAATGCGATTGAAGAGCGTGAGTCTTCTAATAAAGGCGATGTAAATGTTGATGCCGCGGACGCCTATAAGGTCAAGCTGTGTGGGCTGAAACGTGAGCAGGATATGGACGCTGCCCTCGCAACCGGTACCGATGCCGTTGGATTCATTATCGATTTCCCGAAATCGCACCGTTCAATCACCCCAGAGCGAGTGGCCGGACTGGTCAGGTACATGAAGGCTAAAGCCGACGAAACCGGGGTAAAGCCGCCGGCCGCGGTAGGAGTGTTCGTCGACCAACCGGCTGAACGCGTGGCCGCCGTCGCGCAGGACGCCGGCCTTGATGCGGTTCAGCTGCACGGCCACGAAGATGAGGATTATCTGGCCGAACTGCGCGAGCTGCTAACCCTGCCGATCATGCAGGCCTTCAAGGTGCGCGAGGCGATGGACGTCGCTCGGGCCCTGGAGTCGTCGGCCGACATGGTGCTGCTCGACGCGGGAGCGGGCGATGGCAAGACCTTCGACTGGTCACTCGTTCGTGATGTCAATCGTCCGTTCATGCTGGCCGGTGGCCTCACTCCGGACAATGTGGCCGAAGCCATCCTCACGACGCATCCGTTCGGCGTCGATATGAGCTCGGGCGTCGAAACCGACCGTCTCAAGGACCCAAGCAAAATGTTCGCCGCGGTTAAAGCCGTGCGAGACGTTTCGAAGAATGCGGAAGCCGGTGATCGATGGTAATGCGTAATTCGGCAACAAGGTTTACAGGATAGACGTTTCGATGCTTTAGCCGCCAAATCTGGCTACTATCAACGATATCAACAACGTAATCAATAAAAAACCAGCTGTATATATTAAGGAGCAAATCATGACCAATTCGCCCAATTCAAAAGGGCGCTTCGGCATCCACGGGGGCCAGTATATCCCGGAGACGCTGATGGGCGCCGTCAACGAGCTGGAGGAGGCCTACAACCATTACAAAAATGATCCGGACTTCCTCGCCGAGCTCGACGACCTCGAGAAGAAGTACGCCGGCCGTCCGTCGCTGCTGTATTACGCAGAGAACATGACCAAGGATCTCGGTGGTGCCAAGATCTATCTCAAGCGCGAAGACCTGAACCATACCGGCGCGCACAAGATCAACAACGTGCTCGGCCAGGCGCTGCTCGCCAAGCGCATGGGCAAGACCCGCCTAATCGCGGAAACCGGCGCAGGCCAGCACGGCGTGGCCACGGCCACCGTCGCGGCACTTTTCGGCATGGAATGCGTGGTCTACATGGGCCAGGTCGATATGGAACGTCAGGCGCTGAACGTTTACCGCATGCGGCTCTTGGGTGCGGAAGTGCGCGGCGTCACCAGCGGCACTGGCACCTTGAAAGACGCGGTTTCCGAGACCTTCCGCGAATGGACGCGCCGTATTTCCGACACCCACTATTGCCTCGGCTCGTGCATGGGCCCGCATCCCTTCCCGACGATGGTGCGTGATTTCCAATCCGTCATTTCCAAGGAGGCACGAGAGCAGATTCTCGAAGACGAAGGTAAGCTGCCCGCCGCGGTGATCGCGTGTGTTGGAGGCGGCTCCAATGCCATCGGCAGCTTCTACAACTTCATCGGCGATAAGGATGTCAAGCTCATCGGCTGCGAGGCAGCAGGGCGCGGCATCGACACCGACCGCACCGCCGCCACCATGAACACCGGCTCGCTCGGCATCTTCCATGGCATGAAGAGCTACTTCTGCCAGAACGAATACGGCCAGATCGCACCGGTCTATACGATTTCCGCCGGTCTCGATTACCCGGGCGTCGGCCCCGAGCATGCCGCGCTGAAGGATGCCGGACGTGCCCAATATGTCGCCATTACTGACGACGAGGCCGTCGACGCCTTCGAATATCTCAGCCGCACCGAGGGCATCATTCCGGCCATCGAAAGCGCACACGCTGTGGCCTACGCCATGAAACTCGCGCCGACGTTGCCAAAGGACCAAAGTATCATCGTCACCCTTTCCGGACGTGGCGACAAGGACGTGGCGGCCATCGCCCGCTACCGTGGGGAGGATCTTCATGACTGACAACAATGTTGACCAGAAGTATTTTGACGATGCGTATACTCGTGCCGCGGCCACCGAGGCGCGTTTGTTCGCCGATAACGACCACGACGCGCAGGGTCCGCAGGATTCGCAGCAGCAGCCGGTCGCGCCTCGCACTTCGCGTATTGCGCAGGCGTTCACGGCTCCTGACGGCAGCCGCCGCAAGGCCTTTATCCCGTTTGTCACAATCGGCGATCCCTCGATTGCCCTGACCGAGAAGCTGGTTCCGGCCATGATCGACGCCGGTGCCGACCTCATTGAACTGGGTGTTCCCTTCTCTGACCCGACGGCCGAAGGCCCGGTCATCCAGGAAGCGAGCAACCGCGCGCTTTCAGCCGGGACGACCACCGACGACGCTTTCGCACTGGTCGAGCGTTTGCGGGGCGAACACAAGATCGAGACGCCGATGGTCTTCATGACCTATTCCAACGTGCTCTATTCCTACGGTCTCGAACGTTTCGCACGCCGTGCAGCCGAAGTCGGGCTCGACGGCGTGATTCTGCCGGACGTTCCGCATGAGGAGAAACCCGAATTCGACGAACCGCTGGCAGCCGAAGGTCTTGATTTGGTCAGCCTCATCGCGCCGACCTCGCACGAGCGCATCCGCAGCATCGCCTCCGACGCCAAGGGCTTCATTTACTGCGTGAGCTCGCTTGGTGTCACCGGCGTTCGCAAGGAAATCACCAGCGATGTGGCCGGGATGGTGCGCGAGGTGCGTGCCGCCACCGACGTGCCCGCCGCCATCGGTTTCGGCATCTCCACTCCCGAGCAGGCCGCGAAAATGGCCGCCGATTCGGACGGTGCCATCGTCGGTTCGGCCATCGTGCGCATGGTCGGCAAGTACGGCGAGGATGCGGTCCCATATGTCACCGATTACGTCCGTTCGCTGGCTGAAGCAGTTCACGGGCTGAACTGACTTGCTTAGACGATAATTATTAGTAATTAGTAAGTAAGAAATCGCGGGTACATTCGTCATTGGACAG
The window above is part of the Bifidobacterium sp. ESL0732 genome. Proteins encoded here:
- a CDS encoding DUF3152 domain-containing protein, with protein sequence MTRKRPTDSGFPRGKGPKGKSATSAAQASVIARKVSKGIQTCARWLGRVLLAAIRGFNHAVRRGFHTVRDFLGLRGSKNAGSLGRPSSSVGSAGKNTSSRRRKASQNVRNPDVDSEFGISEISQGFIGSVLGSETDESSAQKSYARKSTRTNSRPVAKSVYLVRRIAVLVVALVVVIAIVFGCRAAISAIGHRHDSSAYQGSSQASQQRGSRKSGSKSKPPKPNQAEVKLQEPLSDQARATMLAKAQATVAASGKPAHQYSYCVSTKGDVGGSKVQREFENSIFRTLNDPRGWPRAGATFTYSSDSSNCDFVIYLSQPSLMTSFSGDCSDEYSCRVGDNVIINEDRWNGATTQMLKAGMSLSRYRIMVINHEVGHRLGHIDNEPSCPAPQAPAPLMQEQSMSLRGCIPNEWPTDSELWIQ
- a CDS encoding glutamyl-Q tRNA(Asp) synthetase encodes the protein MSGRVGRFAPTPSGRMHIGNIYAMLAAWLSAHAGDGSENGAQGQQGKVLLRIEDVDGPRAVKDADKWIMDDLHWLGLDWDGEPVYQSQRTEIYEEALRSLKSVDLGDVVSMDVAHAGSQNFSTCDFDGSGDVSNRRDRLQGKVVQDGAECSYSGKDSVLDGPLASGDFPLVYPCFCSRADLRAALAPQEGDRFLIYPGTCRNLLTEHPDEVYSRLEAGKRHSWRIAVPEEGAPESIVTFDDRIFGRQRFDLPRRVGDTVIRRSDGIFSYQLAVVVDDLLMGVNDIVRGRDLLRSTALQIWIRRALVASGFPAKYGIAVKHDSNESNNCNTLQLDNTQFVDNRNASKPNDFKTCKAGSTAGCPAYAHLPLIDDPTGVRLAKRKRSLDIGTLRAAGVKPEQIIGYCAWLLGIRAPQRVHMPDASEPVVMSAREALQCFTWRDVHADKSDRILAANWANEFDRHKSGSVA
- a CDS encoding anthranilate synthase component I family protein — its product is MVTMSADATVGSDGNAAIRGAADESRYSGITPALDEVRELAKSGKYHRIPVMRELLADRLTTIEVMRRVRAASNHCFLLESAEADQRMGRYSFLGFAPTLELTCKAGDLTIKRVAPAGSNADDVVVEHKHVDHPSNAIRKVLAQYSSPRLEGFPPFAGGLVGYFSFGYFAYAEPTLRQETRDPKALPDVDLMLFDQLISFDSYRQRLQLIAGVDTSDVDASYERAVGQIEEMQQILDHGKRYDFKPLELDGELELTLNREQYGSMINKAKEHIYAGDIFQVVLSNPSVASASGSLFDAYRLMRAENPSPYMVFMSSDDIEIAAASPETLVRLEDGKLLTYPLAGTRPRGATPEEDKLIEQDLLSDEKELAEHNMLVDLGRNDIGRVSKLGSVEVERLHDILRFSHVMHIGSTVAGQLADDKDALDVIDAVLPAGTLSGAPKIRACQIISELEDSPRDIYGGAIGYLDFSGNLDTCIGIRLAFKHNGKVCVQSGAGIVADSNPDKEFEECRNKALAVVDAINQANGGIA
- a CDS encoding aminodeoxychorismate/anthranilate synthase component II yields the protein MITIVDNYDSFSYNLYQLIGSIEPDVNVVRNDDLDVAGLAALGSDGIVLSPGPGKPADAGICEDVVRELSGTLPILGVCLGHQAICEALGGKVVPAAELMHGKASPVELDNDCPLFAGMPARIQAARYHSLEADKATLPSTLRVVAHTADSDEIMAVQHVTDPMFGVQFHPESILTPQGKQILRNFIDVVDRWRAGKRR
- the trpD gene encoding anthranilate phosphoribosyltransferase; translated protein: MISEAIVKIVNKHDLTYDEAYQAMKEIMGGKSTPTQNAAFLAALSTKSAEAETIDEIAGCAAAMRELATPVPHPGIETIDIVGTGGDGANTFNISTTAALISAAAGAHVSKHGNRAASSQCGTADCLEALGANISLSPDEALDLLKADNFTFLFAQRYHTAMRYVGPIRKELGFRTVFNILGPLTNPARPEYFLLGVYDEYLVEPIAHVLESLGVKRALVVYGRDKMDEVSLSAETAACELRDGEYHPMTLTPEEFGLTRCTKKDLLGGTPSENAAITRAILGGKETGPKLEAALFNAACALYVSGVASSIGEGVELAREQIASGAAMKTLEAFVAGSQAFAKADADK
- the trpC gene encoding indole-3-glycerol phosphate synthase TrpC, with amino-acid sequence MADSENILQRIAAKTRERVAEEKAQTPQGVVEAQAREVAAQKVAAGETGDAAFPFERALKAPGMSFICELKRASPSKGLIAPDYPYLSIARDYEKAGAAAISCLTEPTWFKGSDEHMRQVAAAVSIPVLRKDFIIDEYMIYQARACGASAVLLICSILDDRQIADYVALAHELGMSALVEAYQPDEVPRAMAAGAGIIGVNNRDLRNFEVDFERSLRLRPTVGPDRVFVSESGVYTRADVARLEEANVDAVLIGETLMRAPDKAAALAELRGGLVNKPTSAAEK
- a CDS encoding phosphoribosylanthranilate isomerase codes for the protein MDNSTASTRPAFEELHDIDVPFEDDASICNAIEERESSNKGDVNVDAADAYKVKLCGLKREQDMDAALATGTDAVGFIIDFPKSHRSITPERVAGLVRYMKAKADETGVKPPAAVGVFVDQPAERVAAVAQDAGLDAVQLHGHEDEDYLAELRELLTLPIMQAFKVREAMDVARALESSADMVLLDAGAGDGKTFDWSLVRDVNRPFMLAGGLTPDNVAEAILTTHPFGVDMSSGVETDRLKDPSKMFAAVKAVRDVSKNAEAGDRW
- the trpB gene encoding tryptophan synthase subunit beta — translated: MTNSPNSKGRFGIHGGQYIPETLMGAVNELEEAYNHYKNDPDFLAELDDLEKKYAGRPSLLYYAENMTKDLGGAKIYLKREDLNHTGAHKINNVLGQALLAKRMGKTRLIAETGAGQHGVATATVAALFGMECVVYMGQVDMERQALNVYRMRLLGAEVRGVTSGTGTLKDAVSETFREWTRRISDTHYCLGSCMGPHPFPTMVRDFQSVISKEAREQILEDEGKLPAAVIACVGGGSNAIGSFYNFIGDKDVKLIGCEAAGRGIDTDRTAATMNTGSLGIFHGMKSYFCQNEYGQIAPVYTISAGLDYPGVGPEHAALKDAGRAQYVAITDDEAVDAFEYLSRTEGIIPAIESAHAVAYAMKLAPTLPKDQSIIVTLSGRGDKDVAAIARYRGEDLHD
- the trpA gene encoding tryptophan synthase subunit alpha: MTDNNVDQKYFDDAYTRAAATEARLFADNDHDAQGPQDSQQQPVAPRTSRIAQAFTAPDGSRRKAFIPFVTIGDPSIALTEKLVPAMIDAGADLIELGVPFSDPTAEGPVIQEASNRALSAGTTTDDAFALVERLRGEHKIETPMVFMTYSNVLYSYGLERFARRAAEVGLDGVILPDVPHEEKPEFDEPLAAEGLDLVSLIAPTSHERIRSIASDAKGFIYCVSSLGVTGVRKEITSDVAGMVREVRAATDVPAAIGFGISTPEQAAKMAADSDGAIVGSAIVRMVGKYGEDAVPYVTDYVRSLAEAVHGLN